The Synechocystis sp. PCC 7509 genome includes a window with the following:
- a CDS encoding tetratricopeptide repeat protein: MPNRNYWLSLLVMIGGWGVSLPANGQALIPYNVQLNSAELEKQGLSLAQEAAQLAQFQQYELALPRARLATQLAPKSYQSWLLLGGLYLQTNKFTEAVAPLQQAKSLDPKNPAILFALGSANFGQEQYQAAVDNILAGLTLKPNDPEALFDLGNSYYKLNRLAEAISQYDKAVAGNKKFWPAINNIGLIKYEQGDTPGAIASWQNALKIDKQAAEPQLAIAVALYAQGDLQRGLAAGVAALKIDSRYGDLEFLKQNLWGTRLLDDTKKLLAAPRIRSTLQELPASPPAVNPAPTP; this comes from the coding sequence GTGCCGAATCGGAATTATTGGTTATCATTACTGGTTATGATTGGTGGTTGGGGAGTAAGTTTACCAGCAAACGGACAAGCTCTTATTCCCTATAACGTGCAACTCAATAGCGCAGAATTAGAAAAGCAAGGCTTAAGTTTAGCCCAAGAAGCAGCGCAATTAGCACAGTTTCAACAATACGAATTAGCTTTACCACGAGCAAGATTAGCAACTCAATTAGCACCCAAAAGTTACCAATCGTGGCTGTTATTAGGTGGTTTGTATTTGCAAACCAATAAGTTCACCGAAGCTGTTGCTCCTTTACAACAAGCAAAATCTTTAGATCCCAAAAATCCAGCAATTTTGTTTGCTTTAGGTTCGGCAAATTTTGGACAAGAACAGTACCAAGCGGCGGTGGACAATATCTTAGCAGGCTTAACACTCAAGCCCAACGATCCAGAGGCTTTGTTTGATTTGGGTAATTCTTACTACAAGCTCAATCGTTTGGCGGAGGCAATTTCTCAATATGATAAAGCCGTAGCCGGAAATAAAAAATTTTGGCCAGCAATTAATAATATCGGTTTGATCAAGTACGAGCAAGGAGATACTCCAGGGGCGATCGCTTCTTGGCAAAATGCCCTAAAAATTGATAAGCAAGCCGCCGAACCTCAACTAGCTATAGCTGTAGCTCTTTACGCTCAAGGCGACTTGCAGCGCGGTTTAGCCGCAGGAGTTGCGGCTTTAAAAATAGATAGTCGCTACGGCGATTTGGAGTTTCTCAAACAAAACCTGTGGGGAACTCGGTTACTAGACGATACCAAAAAATTGTTAGCGGCTCCTCGCATTCGTTCTACTTTGCAAGAACTCCCCGCGTCACCACCCGCCGTGAATCCTGCTCCCACACCGTAA
- a CDS encoding tetratricopeptide repeat protein, giving the protein MQSNLNTKDRAWLDMVETVSVVGSIGGSIASIFINQAALAAIPLSITVMLNLVNRRSMLEAAAKNNSSAIAQIMPAVETNSQQLSQLQQQVKSDVQEHSQQLQSAILQAQNETQDKLTAIDLQLTQSNRDFSQLKSDSQEYTEILQTNQLAIAELLQSKAEAQIIVDSVAAQLAEIQEIIPSLIEGNSNLMEYAKLQTLYEEQMEIVRKVGYLREIDTSTQAIRITPYDPDAYYKRGVSYQALGDTQGSIGDFTEAIKLNPSHASAYYSRGLAHIELGNKKRAVQDLREAAKLFFDIGDITSYQKAKDASKQIHELHSSVSNEEDSQQVAVGSLFA; this is encoded by the coding sequence ATGCAATCAAACTTAAATACAAAAGATCGCGCTTGGCTAGACATGGTAGAAACCGTCTCTGTAGTTGGTTCTATTGGTGGTTCTATCGCCTCTATTTTTATCAACCAGGCGGCTTTGGCTGCGATACCTTTATCTATTACCGTTATGCTGAATTTGGTAAATCGCAGATCAATGTTAGAAGCGGCAGCTAAGAATAATTCTAGTGCGATCGCCCAAATTATGCCCGCAGTGGAGACAAATAGCCAGCAACTCAGCCAATTACAGCAGCAAGTTAAAAGTGATGTTCAAGAACATTCCCAGCAACTCCAAAGTGCCATACTTCAAGCGCAAAACGAAACTCAAGACAAACTTACAGCTATTGACTTACAGCTAACCCAATCAAATAGGGATTTTAGCCAACTTAAAAGCGATAGCCAAGAATACACCGAGATATTGCAAACAAATCAGCTAGCGATCGCCGAACTATTGCAAAGTAAAGCTGAAGCTCAAATTATTGTTGATTCTGTAGCCGCACAACTGGCAGAAATCCAAGAGATTATTCCTAGCTTAATTGAAGGCAACAGTAACTTGATGGAGTATGCCAAACTTCAAACCTTGTATGAGGAGCAAATGGAAATTGTCAGAAAAGTAGGTTATTTGCGAGAAATTGATACTTCTACTCAAGCAATTAGGATTACTCCCTACGATCCTGATGCTTACTACAAGCGAGGTGTTAGCTACCAAGCACTAGGAGACACTCAAGGCAGCATTGGCGACTTTACCGAAGCTATCAAACTCAACCCTAGCCATGCTTCAGCTTATTACAGTCGTGGTTTGGCTCATATTGAGCTAGGTAACAAAAAAAGAGCCGTTCAAGATTTACGAGAAGCTGCCAAACTATTTTTTGATATTGGAGATATTACCAGCTACCAAAAGGCAAAAGATGCTAGTAAGCAGATTCACGAGCTACATTCATCGGTTAGCAATGAAGAAGATAGCCAACAAGTTGCTGTTGGTAGCCTATTTGCCTAA
- a CDS encoding TolC family protein, translating to MVRQIFNSFCLAITVVGLVNQSVRANQVLAGKGEGISNKPQTIKLEAGNSWQKIKQVRESTIAQTRSPNRNTPGFPQNLRSPNSPTNSPGFPQNLRSPNPPTTELSPRNTPAPSKLNPSPNPLQFPTKPEEVRLEATEGISLQQALELARRNNRQLQVALLTLERSRASVREAQAEEYPALTIQSGLNATGSNVFSADNSNDQLSPLLNQLNQNNTGSSTALSGTVELSYNVYTAGARTARIRAAEEQLRFDQLDVERLTEQLRLDVSNDYYDLQQADEQVRINRAAVTNAEASLRDAQARELAGVGTRFDVLQSQVQLANANQELTNALSDQQVARRQLVNRLSLAQVANAIASDPVEIAGVWNLALEDSIIAAFQNRAELQQQLVQRNISEQNRRIALAGIRPRVAVSTNYNISDTFNDDESFGDDYSIGANLSWNLYDGGAARASARAQEANIAIAETNFADTRNLIRFEVEQAYSTLQSNLANIQTASVGLEQAREALRLARLRFQAGVGIQTEVIDAEDSLTQAEGNRVTAILNYNRALASLNRAISSGSLP from the coding sequence GTGGTGAGACAAATATTTAATAGCTTTTGTTTAGCTATTACCGTAGTTGGATTGGTGAATCAGTCGGTGCGGGCTAATCAGGTATTGGCTGGTAAGGGTGAAGGCATTTCTAACAAGCCTCAAACTATTAAACTGGAGGCGGGCAATTCTTGGCAGAAAATCAAACAAGTACGAGAATCAACCATAGCGCAAACGCGATCGCCAAATAGAAATACACCGGGATTTCCCCAAAATTTGCGATCGCCAAATTCCCCCACTAATAGCCCAGGATTTCCCCAAAATTTGCGATCGCCAAATCCCCCCACTACAGAGCTTTCGCCTCGCAACACTCCCGCCCCAAGCAAACTTAACCCTAGTCCAAATCCGCTACAATTTCCAACTAAGCCGGAAGAAGTGCGACTAGAAGCCACTGAAGGAATTAGCTTGCAACAGGCATTGGAATTAGCACGGCGCAACAATCGACAGTTGCAAGTTGCTTTGCTGACTCTAGAACGCAGTCGCGCCAGCGTGCGAGAAGCCCAAGCCGAGGAGTATCCAGCTTTAACTATCCAAAGTGGGTTAAATGCTACCGGAAGCAACGTATTTAGCGCCGATAATAGCAACGATCAACTATCGCCATTACTCAACCAACTCAACCAAAATAATACCGGGAGTTCTACCGCTTTAAGTGGCACGGTAGAACTAAGTTATAACGTTTATACCGCCGGGGCTAGAACTGCCCGCATCCGAGCCGCCGAAGAACAACTACGCTTCGACCAATTAGACGTAGAACGCTTAACCGAGCAACTACGCTTAGATGTATCTAACGATTACTACGACTTACAACAAGCAGACGAACAAGTACGCATTAACAGAGCCGCCGTTACCAATGCCGAGGCTAGTTTACGCGATGCTCAGGCGCGAGAACTAGCAGGAGTAGGGACTCGGTTCGATGTTTTGCAATCGCAAGTGCAACTTGCCAATGCCAATCAAGAGTTGACAAATGCGTTAAGCGACCAACAAGTTGCTCGTCGTCAGTTGGTAAATCGTCTGAGTTTAGCTCAAGTCGCCAATGCGATCGCCTCAGATCCTGTAGAAATTGCCGGGGTTTGGAATTTAGCGTTGGAAGACAGCATCATTGCAGCTTTTCAAAATCGCGCAGAACTACAACAACAGTTAGTCCAACGCAATATTAGCGAACAAAATCGGCGGATTGCCTTGGCGGGTATTAGACCTAGAGTTGCTGTTAGCACCAATTACAACATTAGCGATACTTTTAACGATGATGAAAGTTTTGGCGATGACTACTCCATAGGCGCAAATCTAAGTTGGAATTTGTACGATGGCGGTGCAGCTAGAGCTAGTGCTAGAGCGCAAGAGGCTAATATTGCGATCGCCGAAACAAATTTTGCCGATACTCGTAACCTAATAAGATTTGAGGTAGAACAAGCTTATAGCACTTTGCAATCAAACTTAGCTAATATTCAAACTGCCTCTGTTGGTTTGGAGCAAGCACGAGAAGCTTTGCGTTTAGCAAGGTTACGTTTTCAAGCTGGGGTAGGTATTCAAACAGAAGTAATTGATGCAGAAGACAGCCTAACTCAAGCAGAAGGGAATCGAGTCACGGCGATTTTAAACTACAACCGAGCTTTGGCAAGTTTGAATAGAGCAATTAGTTCCGGCTCGTTGCCGTAA
- a CDS encoding serine/threonine-protein kinase, with amino-acid sequence MNNEPSKYKQPESKYCNLELVGQGQFGRVFRATHKISGQVVALKELEKTRFPTAKFLREIHFLLSLQHPNVVTFQGLEHTSTGRYLVMDYCEGGNLRSLMNLEGKLSLSLSLKLVIDILAGLDHIHSCKIIHRDIKPENILLSVDTTGWIARVSDFGMSRLNHELCSDKQDDCAGSPAYMAPERFYGQYSPASDIYAVGVLLFELVVGLRPFSGLPGELLKAHINQALILPETVPFLLRSTITKAMQKLPSHRFKSAIEMLKSVQLAAQVEVTNTSLTPTKSLFDLTFSSIEIG; translated from the coding sequence ATGAACAACGAACCTAGTAAATACAAACAACCCGAATCTAAATATTGCAATTTAGAGCTAGTAGGACAAGGACAATTTGGGCGGGTTTTTCGAGCTACTCATAAAATAAGCGGACAAGTAGTTGCGCTTAAAGAATTAGAAAAAACTCGCTTCCCCACTGCGAAGTTTTTACGAGAAATACACTTTTTGCTTAGTTTACAGCATCCTAATGTTGTTACTTTTCAAGGTTTAGAACATACCTCAACTGGCAGGTATTTAGTCATGGATTATTGTGAGGGAGGTAATTTACGCAGTTTAATGAACTTGGAAGGAAAACTGAGTTTATCTTTGAGCTTAAAGTTGGTTATTGATATTCTTGCCGGATTGGATCATATTCATAGCTGCAAGATTATTCACCGAGATATTAAACCAGAAAATATTTTGCTCAGTGTAGATACCACAGGTTGGATAGCTCGTGTTTCTGACTTTGGGATGTCTCGGCTCAATCACGAACTTTGCTCCGATAAGCAGGACGATTGTGCGGGTTCTCCTGCTTATATGGCTCCAGAGCGCTTTTATGGTCAGTATTCGCCAGCTTCTGACATCTATGCTGTGGGGGTCTTACTGTTTGAGTTAGTAGTAGGTTTGCGTCCCTTTTCTGGCTTACCTGGCGAACTATTGAAAGCTCATATAAATCAAGCATTGATACTTCCAGAAACCGTGCCTTTTTTGTTGCGCTCTACTATTACTAAAGCTATGCAAAAGCTACCATCTCATCGCTTTAAGTCGGCAATAGAAATGTTAAAATCTGTACAATTGGCGGCGCAAGTAGAAGTAACAAATACTAGCTTGACTCCAACAAAATCTCTATTTGATTTAACTTTTTCTAGTATAGAAATCGGCTAG
- a CDS encoding phycobilisome protein — protein MLKQLARLSNETEGRYASSAELQFIKDYIESVDTRISAYEKIQVAEAEIVSKVAEARSAAEPELFAKVSQVDGTSVCQRDFTNILRHSASALLFDDRDRMPENFLLWYKTIVRTFSYDRAAGVTYKLIQEVAQDYLTPEETALFNPILQLNQVVLG, from the coding sequence ATGTTAAAACAACTAGCCCGTCTAAGCAACGAAACCGAAGGACGTTACGCCTCTAGTGCCGAACTCCAATTTATCAAAGACTATATTGAGTCGGTAGATACGCGCATTAGTGCTTACGAAAAAATTCAAGTTGCCGAAGCCGAAATTGTTAGCAAAGTAGCAGAAGCTAGAAGTGCGGCAGAACCTGAATTGTTTGCCAAGGTTTCCCAAGTTGACGGTACTTCGGTATGTCAGCGCGACTTTACTAATATTTTGCGCCACTCTGCTTCGGCTTTATTATTTGACGATCGCGATCGGATGCCGGAAAACTTTTTACTTTGGTACAAAACCATTGTGCGGACTTTTAGCTACGATCGCGCTGCGGGTGTAACTTATAAGCTTATTCAAGAGGTAGCCCAAGATTACCTTACTCCTGAAGAAACAGCTTTATTCAATCCAATTTTACAACTCAACCAAGTTGTCCTTGGTTGA
- a CDS encoding V4R domain-containing protein, with the protein MIAIGDLLKDQPVLGNYFAPDAYLSGDFESGLIENRRGDRLLALPETLIEGIYAALDEELGSASGIVLFNCGRWWGKNFYIRFAEEVSEYYHKSLAEMEMVELLQCLKQCWKTHGWGTFDLDLDYYQQGFLVVQNYNSPFAEAAPVSDRPVCFLEAGILSAFFSQLTGKQLHCVQTSCESLGADCNYFILGLSDRLKAVEGWLSENQDHQTIVERLKTSKAAY; encoded by the coding sequence ATGATTGCGATTGGTGATTTGCTCAAAGATCAACCTGTATTAGGCAATTACTTTGCCCCCGATGCTTATTTAAGTGGCGATTTTGAATCAGGACTAATTGAAAACCGTAGAGGCGATCGCCTTTTAGCTTTACCAGAAACCTTAATTGAAGGCATTTATGCCGCCTTAGACGAAGAATTAGGCAGCGCTAGTGGAATAGTTTTGTTTAATTGCGGTCGTTGGTGGGGTAAAAACTTCTATATCCGTTTTGCTGAAGAAGTTAGCGAATATTACCATAAATCCCTTGCGGAAATGGAAATGGTCGAACTGCTCCAATGTCTCAAACAATGCTGGAAAACTCACGGTTGGGGTACTTTTGACTTGGATCTTGACTACTATCAGCAAGGCTTTTTGGTCGTTCAAAACTACAACTCTCCCTTTGCCGAAGCTGCGCCAGTAAGCGATCGCCCGGTTTGTTTTCTCGAAGCAGGCATTCTCAGCGCTTTTTTTAGCCAACTTACCGGGAAACAACTGCATTGCGTGCAAACTTCCTGCGAATCTTTGGGCGCTGATTGTAACTACTTTATTTTAGGCTTGAGCGATCGCCTCAAAGCGGTAGAAGGATGGTTATCGGAAAATCAAGACCATCAAACCATTGTCGAACGCCTAAAAACCAGTAAAGCTGCTTATTAA
- a CDS encoding 2Fe-2S iron-sulfur cluster-binding protein, which produces MAKTIKLEPISQETVVQTNANILSALLDNELDILHDCNGRGMCSTCHVYIKSGMESLSPMNRREQRTLEVITTTNTNSRLACQARVMGEGVVVELPTGTYVTAITDTESLIGTRAEQNILHPITSKVLVEAGKLITRSMISQLNDTRSQVSDYLARTTDT; this is translated from the coding sequence ATGGCTAAAACCATTAAGTTAGAACCAATTTCTCAAGAAACCGTTGTCCAAACTAATGCCAACATTCTCTCGGCGCTACTCGACAACGAACTAGATATTTTGCATGATTGCAACGGTCGCGGGATGTGTTCTACCTGTCACGTTTACATCAAAAGCGGGATGGAGAGCCTTTCACCAATGAACCGCCGCGAACAAAGGACGTTAGAAGTAATTACCACCACTAACACCAATTCTCGCCTTGCTTGTCAAGCAAGAGTTATGGGTGAAGGGGTAGTAGTGGAATTACCAACCGGAACTTATGTAACGGCGATTACAGATACGGAGTCTTTAATTGGTACTCGCGCCGAGCAAAATATCTTACACCCTATTACCAGCAAAGTTTTAGTCGAAGCTGGCAAATTAATTACGCGCTCGATGATTAGTCAGCTTAACGATACTCGTTCTCAAGTTAGCGATTACCTTGCTCGTACCACCGATACTTAA
- a CDS encoding ABC1 kinase family protein produces the protein MFLTQTTSRQREIIEVVLRNGWDYMRRLLTGGKADEPQLPTPAVLRNILIDLGPVYVKLGQLLSTRPDLLPAAYIDELSTLQDEVPAVPWADIEVLLRQQLTQPMDETFSSFSAIPVAAGSIAQTHRATLTDGREVAVKVQRPGIDLTVAQDIALIRGVADLVARTEFGQSYEVDSLAEEFATALQAELDFKREASFTDQLRKNLADSRWFDSKRLVVAEIFWSLTTEKIMVMEWLDGGPLLSATLNSDRDGIDSSIERGQITSLLFRCFFQQVYIDGFFHADPHPGNLFYLKDGRVALLDCGMVGRLDPRTQQILTEMLLAIVDLDAQRCSQLTLQLADSAQPVILSRLENDYDRMLRRYHNLSLSQINFSQVFYEVLQVARNNKIRLPSNLGLYAKTLANLEGVTRKFNPEVNLLDEIKPLITDLFRRQLLGANPLQSLLRTALDIKSLSLQSPRHIELLLDRVTSETLQWNISLRGLDGLRRSLDDSANRLSFSILVGSLIMGAAIISSKAQTTDLSLPSSVLFAAASLLGLWLIFSIIRSGGLK, from the coding sequence ACTGGTGGCAAAGCCGACGAACCCCAACTGCCCACTCCGGCGGTATTGCGGAATATTTTGATAGATTTGGGCCCGGTTTATGTCAAGCTGGGTCAACTATTAAGTACGCGCCCGGATTTGTTGCCCGCAGCTTATATTGATGAACTGTCAACCCTTCAAGACGAAGTACCCGCCGTACCTTGGGCAGATATTGAAGTGCTATTGCGCCAACAATTAACTCAGCCAATGGATGAAACTTTTTCTAGTTTTAGTGCTATTCCCGTAGCGGCGGGTTCAATTGCTCAAACTCATCGCGCTACTTTGACCGATGGTCGGGAAGTGGCGGTAAAAGTGCAGCGTCCGGGGATCGATCTTACCGTTGCTCAAGATATTGCCCTAATTCGCGGTGTAGCCGATTTGGTTGCTCGTACTGAATTTGGGCAAAGTTACGAGGTGGATTCCTTAGCTGAAGAATTTGCCACAGCTTTGCAAGCAGAGTTAGATTTTAAACGCGAAGCAAGCTTTACTGACCAATTGCGGAAAAATTTGGCAGATAGTCGCTGGTTTGACTCAAAACGCTTGGTGGTAGCAGAGATTTTCTGGTCTTTGACTACCGAAAAAATCATGGTGATGGAGTGGTTAGACGGAGGGCCTTTACTATCGGCGACATTAAATAGCGATCGCGATGGCATTGATTCTAGTATTGAACGCGGACAAATTACTTCTTTACTATTTCGTTGCTTTTTTCAGCAAGTATATATTGATGGCTTTTTCCACGCTGACCCCCACCCAGGCAATTTATTTTATCTCAAAGATGGACGCGTAGCTCTATTAGACTGCGGTATGGTTGGCAGATTAGACCCGCGCACTCAGCAGATTTTAACCGAAATGTTGTTAGCAATCGTCGATCTTGATGCTCAACGTTGCAGCCAGCTAACATTACAATTGGCAGATTCGGCTCAACCTGTAATCTTATCACGTTTGGAAAATGACTACGACCGAATGTTGCGAAGATACCACAATTTGAGTCTTTCCCAAATTAATTTTAGTCAGGTATTTTACGAAGTTTTACAAGTTGCTCGAAACAATAAAATTCGCCTCCCTAGTAATTTGGGTTTGTACGCTAAAACCTTAGCCAATTTAGAAGGGGTCACCCGTAAATTCAACCCTGAGGTAAATTTATTAGATGAAATTAAACCATTAATTACCGATTTATTTAGGAGACAATTATTAGGCGCGAATCCTCTCCAATCGCTGCTCAGAACTGCCTTAGATATTAAAAGTTTGTCTCTCCAGTCACCACGACACATTGAATTATTATTAGATCGGGTAACTTCTGAAACTTTACAGTGGAATATATCGTTGCGCGGGCTTGATGGGCTGCGTCGTAGCTTGGATGATTCGGCTAATCGCCTGTCTTTTAGTATTTTGGTAGGTTCGCTGATTATGGGAGCGGCAATTATTTCTAGTAAGGCGCAAACAACGGATTTGTCTTTACCAAGTAGCGTCTTGTTTGCTGCTGCTAGTTTATTGGGCTTGTGGCTAATTTTTAGTATTATCCGTTCTGGAGGTTTAAAGTAG